Proteins encoded by one window of Halorussus salinus:
- a CDS encoding DUF5783 family protein, with the protein MADFDPEKFEDKYVHYFNELQKAYKNAFNRLNDRYDSELIHAIDQQILNESEPFYEGDGEFRIDLPENPVERVQGIVVKDEKVEEMLDIYVEEIETELRRVFGFESGNE; encoded by the coding sequence ATGGCCGACTTCGACCCCGAGAAGTTCGAGGACAAGTACGTCCACTACTTCAACGAGTTGCAGAAGGCGTACAAGAACGCGTTCAACCGGCTCAACGACCGGTACGACTCGGAACTCATCCACGCCATCGACCAGCAGATTCTCAACGAGAGCGAACCCTTCTACGAGGGCGACGGCGAGTTCCGCATCGACCTCCCGGAAAATCCAGTCGAGCGCGTACAGGGCATCGTGGTGAAAGACGAGAAAGTCGAGGAGATGCTCGACATCTACGTCGAGGAGATAGAGACCGAACTGCGGCGCGTGTTCGGCTTCGAGTCCGGAAACGAGTAG
- the aspS gene encoding aspartate--tRNA(Asn) ligase yields MIDRTYSDEISAEQDGETVSIAGHVHEIRDLGGLTFIIVRDREGQIQAVFKEENDEALFEAAQDLHKEDVVQITGRVKASDQAPGGVELAPTELEVISESDTPLPMEVAKDIESDLSTRLDNRAIDLRKPENYAVFSLRSKLMSAMEEWFDDEGYVDVDTPLISQEGAEGGAELFPVVYYGDEVFLSQSPQLYKQMLMAAGFDKIYETGTAFRAEAFATSRHVSEIAMFDVELAYIEDHHDVMDVQEQSLRYALEQVAENAQDELDVLDVDLDVPTEEFPRITFEEARDILATEFDHVPDDSDDLDTKGEKLLGEYFEEQGHPAFFVVGYPNEKFYYRQDVSGDDIASRKFDLIYKGQELSSGGQREHDIETMEQMMDEQGADPENFEFYLEAFRFGIPPHGGYGLGIDRLVQKVADLENIKEAILFPRDPDRVTP; encoded by the coding sequence ATGATTGACCGAACGTACTCCGACGAGATTTCTGCCGAACAGGACGGTGAGACTGTCTCCATCGCTGGGCACGTCCACGAGATTCGAGACTTGGGTGGGCTGACCTTCATCATCGTGCGCGACCGTGAGGGCCAGATTCAGGCCGTATTCAAAGAGGAGAACGACGAAGCCCTCTTCGAGGCCGCCCAAGACCTCCACAAGGAAGACGTAGTTCAGATTACCGGCCGCGTGAAGGCCAGCGACCAAGCGCCCGGCGGCGTCGAACTCGCCCCGACCGAACTGGAGGTCATCAGCGAGTCCGACACGCCCCTCCCGATGGAAGTCGCCAAGGACATCGAGTCGGACCTCTCGACGCGACTCGACAACCGTGCCATCGACCTCCGCAAACCCGAGAACTACGCCGTCTTCTCCCTGCGCTCGAAGCTGATGAGCGCAATGGAGGAGTGGTTCGACGACGAGGGCTACGTGGACGTGGACACGCCGCTCATCTCCCAAGAGGGTGCCGAGGGCGGTGCCGAGCTGTTCCCGGTCGTCTACTACGGCGACGAGGTCTTCCTCTCCCAGAGCCCGCAACTCTACAAGCAGATGCTGATGGCCGCCGGGTTCGACAAAATCTACGAGACCGGCACCGCGTTCCGCGCGGAAGCGTTCGCCACCTCCCGGCACGTCTCCGAAATCGCGATGTTCGACGTGGAACTGGCCTACATCGAGGACCACCACGACGTAATGGACGTACAGGAGCAGTCCCTGCGCTACGCGCTGGAGCAGGTCGCCGAGAACGCACAGGACGAACTGGACGTTCTCGACGTGGACCTCGACGTGCCGACCGAGGAGTTCCCGCGTATCACCTTCGAGGAGGCCCGCGACATCCTCGCCACCGAGTTCGACCACGTTCCGGACGACAGCGACGACCTCGACACGAAGGGCGAGAAACTGCTGGGCGAGTACTTCGAGGAGCAGGGCCACCCCGCGTTCTTCGTCGTCGGCTACCCCAACGAGAAGTTCTACTACCGCCAAGACGTGTCGGGCGACGACATCGCCTCCCGGAAGTTCGACCTCATCTACAAAGGTCAGGAACTCTCGTCGGGCGGCCAACGCGAACACGACATCGAGACGATGGAGCAGATGATGGACGAGCAGGGCGCGGACCCCGAGAACTTCGAGTTCTACCTCGAAGCGTTCCGCTTCGGCATCCCGCCCCACGGCGGCTACGGACTGGGCATCGACCGCCTCGTCCAGAAGGTCGCCGACCTCGAAAACATCAAGGAAGCCATCTTGTTCCCGCGCGACCCCGACCGCGTGACGCCCTGA
- a CDS encoding NifU family protein, with protein MSTETQDDGDDLEERVSNFLRRNFPQIQMHGGSAAIQNIDREEGSVHIQLGGACSGCGISPMTIQAIKSRMVKEIPEIEKVNAETGMGGDGGHGGGGGGMSPSFPGETSDDGDEDEGPQAPF; from the coding sequence ATGAGCACCGAGACTCAGGACGACGGGGACGACTTGGAGGAGCGCGTCAGCAACTTCCTGCGGCGCAACTTCCCCCAGATTCAGATGCACGGCGGGAGCGCGGCCATCCAGAACATCGACCGCGAGGAGGGCTCGGTCCACATCCAGTTGGGCGGCGCGTGCAGTGGCTGTGGCATCTCCCCGATGACGATTCAGGCCATCAAGAGCCGGATGGTCAAGGAGATTCCCGAAATCGAGAAAGTCAACGCCGAGACCGGGATGGGCGGCGACGGCGGCCACGGCGGCGGCGGTGGCGGCATGAGTCCCTCGTTCCCCGGCGAGACGAGCGACGACGGCGACGAGGACGAAGGCCCGCAGGCCCCCTTCTAA
- a CDS encoding nucleoside phosphorylase, translating into MTFPNFPDKHGAEPLVTPEEHADYRASQADGDVSEPPEAVVLCYSRGLMDYLTETYEGETVDHYYGQLYCFADTDYTVGVMGNFGIGAPTAVMLLDELIADGVEAFLSVGIAGCLDESVEMGEFVVPDRAIRDEGTSHHYVESEKYASPTDELFDATTGLLDERGETVHVGPTWTTDAIYRETKREVEEYANEGVLTVEMEASAVFAVADYRGADAAAMFVVSDYLGLSDWEPKFHLTSEDVQNLGDTAKDVLTEYVE; encoded by the coding sequence ATGACGTTTCCGAATTTCCCGGACAAACACGGCGCAGAACCCCTCGTCACGCCCGAGGAGCACGCCGATTACCGCGCGTCGCAGGCGGACGGCGACGTGTCAGAACCGCCCGAGGCGGTCGTCCTGTGCTACAGTCGCGGGTTGATGGACTACCTGACCGAGACCTACGAGGGCGAGACCGTGGACCACTACTACGGGCAACTGTACTGCTTCGCAGACACGGATTACACCGTTGGCGTCATGGGTAACTTCGGCATCGGCGCGCCGACTGCCGTGATGCTACTGGACGAACTTATCGCCGACGGCGTGGAGGCGTTCCTCTCGGTCGGCATCGCGGGGTGTCTCGACGAATCGGTCGAGATGGGCGAGTTCGTCGTTCCCGACCGGGCCATCCGCGACGAGGGCACGTCCCACCACTACGTCGAGTCCGAGAAGTACGCCTCCCCGACCGACGAACTATTCGATGCGACGACGGGACTGCTGGACGAGCGCGGCGAGACCGTCCACGTCGGCCCGACGTGGACGACCGACGCCATCTACCGGGAGACCAAGCGCGAGGTCGAGGAGTACGCCAACGAAGGCGTCCTCACCGTCGAGATGGAGGCCTCGGCGGTGTTCGCGGTCGCCGACTACCGCGGCGCGGACGCCGCCGCGATGTTCGTCGTCAGCGACTACCTCGGCCTCTCCGACTGGGAGCCGAAGTTCCACCTCACGAGCGAGGACGTGCAGAATCTCGGCGACACGGCGAAGGACGTTCTCACCGAGTACGTCGAGTAG
- a CDS encoding lysylphosphatidylglycerol synthase transmembrane domain-containing protein, producing MNGAQLRTTILGFLGTFAILGLLLYFVGIEGFVQKIQRADTELVVLIVAVTLGWLAAWGFGLRTVLDVLGVDVSFAKSFFILNGAMFSNNITPFGQAGGEPVTALLISKVADTEYERGLAAIASVDSLNFVPSIVLALGGAGFYATQTDFGRRLRLATMAIVVLSVAVPVAGIFGWRNRDALRRAIARLLAPVLQFVTRVAPVDVALSRETLETRVGEFFESIERVATNRRGLTLALTASTAGWVCQMVALWLAFLAIGEPISFSVLLFVVPVGAIAGVTPLPGGAGGIELVLVGLLASLPGAGVESGTALAAVVLFRGAIYWVPVTIGGGVVSVVGVDSV from the coding sequence ATGAACGGCGCGCAGTTGCGGACGACGATTCTCGGGTTTCTCGGGACGTTCGCGATTCTCGGCCTACTGCTGTACTTCGTGGGTATCGAGGGGTTCGTCCAGAAGATTCAGCGGGCCGACACCGAGCTAGTCGTCCTCATCGTCGCTGTCACGCTCGGCTGGCTCGCCGCGTGGGGCTTCGGTCTCCGAACCGTCCTCGACGTACTCGGGGTGGACGTGTCGTTCGCCAAGTCCTTCTTCATCCTGAACGGCGCGATGTTCTCGAACAACATCACGCCCTTCGGGCAGGCGGGCGGCGAACCCGTCACCGCCCTGCTCATCTCGAAGGTCGCGGACACCGAGTACGAGCGCGGGTTGGCGGCCATCGCCAGCGTGGACTCGCTCAACTTCGTCCCCTCAATCGTGCTGGCGCTCGGGGGCGCGGGCTTCTACGCGACCCAGACCGACTTCGGCCGCCGCCTCCGACTGGCGACGATGGCCATCGTCGTCCTCTCGGTCGCGGTCCCCGTGGCCGGAATCTTCGGCTGGCGCAACCGCGACGCGCTCCGGCGGGCAATCGCGCGGCTCCTCGCGCCGGTACTCCAGTTCGTCACGCGCGTCGCGCCCGTGGACGTGGCGCTCAGTCGCGAGACACTCGAAACCCGCGTCGGCGAGTTCTTCGAGTCCATCGAGCGCGTGGCGACGAACCGACGCGGCCTGACGCTCGCGCTCACCGCCTCGACCGCGGGCTGGGTGTGCCAGATGGTCGCGCTCTGGCTGGCGTTCCTCGCCATCGGCGAGCCGATTTCGTTCTCGGTCCTCCTGTTCGTCGTCCCGGTGGGAGCTATCGCGGGAGTCACGCCGCTTCCCGGCGGCGCGGGCGGTATCGAGCTAGTACTCGTCGGACTGCTGGCGAGTCTCCCCGGCGCGGGAGTCGAGTCCGGCACCGCGCTCGCCGCCGTCGTTCTCTTCCGCGGGGCCATCTACTGGGTGCCCGTAACCATCGGCGGCGGCGTCGTGAGCGTCGTCGGCGTCGATTCGGTCTGA
- the hemC gene encoding hydroxymethylbilane synthase, with translation MSNHGTEIRLATRGSDLALRQAGEVKAALEDRRFSVELVEVETTGDEIQDELIHRLGKTGAFVRSLDQKVIDGELDGAIHSMKDMPTESPEELVVAAIPERASANDVLITPDGTQLDELPEGATVGTSSLRRKAQLLHRRPDLNVEPLRGNVDTRAEKLLAPALQAEHERRTEAEKEKQSDKAMAQKGHKKEYEGEFDRTVEEWFNDLAEVERRALEREVETQFDAIVLAQAGLERSGLAHHLEYVELPKSEFVPAPGQGALAVTALDGDLAEDLNTVLDHPRTRVETTVERTLLAELGGGCVAPMGVHGLIQGENVHVDVQVFSQDGSEIVEASRDVPVENHVSAAKDLAADLAERGADDLIAAAKRDETPEAKRDAGR, from the coding sequence ATGAGCAACCACGGCACCGAGATACGCCTCGCCACGCGGGGGTCGGACCTCGCGCTCCGGCAGGCGGGCGAAGTGAAGGCGGCACTGGAAGACCGACGCTTCTCGGTCGAACTGGTCGAAGTCGAGACGACCGGCGACGAGATTCAGGACGAACTCATCCACCGACTCGGCAAGACCGGCGCGTTCGTCCGGAGTTTGGACCAGAAGGTAATCGACGGGGAACTGGACGGCGCGATTCACTCGATGAAGGACATGCCGACCGAGAGTCCCGAAGAACTAGTCGTCGCGGCCATCCCCGAGCGCGCGAGCGCCAACGACGTACTCATCACGCCCGACGGGACGCAACTGGACGAGCTACCGGAGGGCGCGACGGTCGGCACGTCCAGCCTCCGGCGGAAGGCCCAACTGCTCCACCGTCGGCCCGACCTGAACGTCGAACCGCTCCGGGGGAACGTGGACACCCGCGCCGAGAAGCTCCTCGCGCCCGCGCTGCAGGCAGAACACGAGCGCCGGACCGAGGCCGAGAAGGAGAAGCAGTCCGACAAGGCGATGGCCCAGAAGGGCCACAAGAAGGAGTACGAGGGCGAGTTCGACCGGACCGTCGAGGAGTGGTTCAACGACCTCGCCGAGGTCGAGCGCCGGGCACTCGAACGGGAAGTCGAGACCCAGTTCGACGCCATCGTCCTCGCGCAGGCCGGACTGGAGCGTAGCGGTCTCGCCCACCACCTCGAATACGTGGAACTGCCCAAAAGCGAGTTCGTGCCCGCGCCGGGGCAGGGCGCGCTCGCGGTGACGGCGCTCGACGGCGACCTCGCGGAAGACCTGAACACGGTGCTGGACCACCCGCGGACCCGCGTCGAGACGACCGTCGAACGGACCCTCCTCGCGGAGTTGGGCGGCGGATGCGTCGCGCCGATGGGCGTCCACGGCCTGATTCAGGGCGAGAACGTCCACGTGGACGTGCAGGTGTTCTCCCAAGACGGCTCGGAAATCGTGGAGGCGAGCCGTGACGTGCCCGTCGAGAACCACGTCTCGGCCGCCAAGGACCTCGCCGCGGACCTCGCCGAGCGCGGTGCCGACGACCTCATCGCCGCCGCAAAGCGCGACGAGACGCCCGAAGCGAAACGCGACGCGGGGCGATGA
- a CDS encoding HVO_A0114 family putative DNA-binding protein, translating into MSESTQRDATENAPEDDAERVERRAQMARALAMGGMDGAHVLSHESAERVLTEKRRELIDVLDREEVESVRALARRVERDKAQVSRDLGTLAEHGVVGFEADGREKRPYLENAHLVVEPIH; encoded by the coding sequence ATGTCTGAATCCACGCAACGCGACGCCACCGAGAACGCTCCCGAAGACGACGCCGAACGCGTAGAGCGTCGGGCACAGATGGCCAGAGCGCTGGCGATGGGTGGGATGGACGGTGCCCACGTCCTCAGTCACGAGAGCGCCGAACGAGTCCTGACCGAGAAGCGCCGCGAGTTGATCGACGTTCTCGACCGCGAGGAGGTCGAATCGGTCCGCGCACTCGCTCGGCGCGTCGAACGCGACAAGGCACAGGTCAGCCGCGACCTCGGCACGCTCGCGGAACACGGCGTCGTCGGTTTCGAAGCCGACGGTCGAGAGAAGCGGCCGTACCTCGAAAACGCGCACCTCGTCGTCGAGCCGATTCACTAA
- a CDS encoding single-stranded-DNA-specific exonuclease RecJ, which yields MASAGPVPALADRAARCADRLRDADEVLLASHIDADGLTSAAIASSALERAGIPFETVFSKQLDAEEIASIAATDYETVLFTDFGSGQLDIIADHEKAGDFTPVIADHHQPADPDTEFHLNPLLFDVDGSSELSGAGAAYVLARALESNGTDNRDLAGLAVVGAVGDMQTTDGELVGANQSIVAEGEEAGVVESRTDLAMYGKQTRPLPKMLEYSSDTRIPGITNNENGVLRFLDGLDVRLKDDDGEWRCWVDLTEEERSTVSNALIQRALSKGVSPDKIDRLVGTAYTLTDEPEGTELRDVSEFSTLLNATARYERADVGLAVCLGDRDGALDQARELLRNHRRNLSEGLQLVKREGVETEENVQWFHAEDRIRETIVGIVAGMAVGAEGIDRGTPILAFAEKTEESDEEGGEVTEVKVSARGTPSLTRRGLDLSVVMREASQAVGGDGGGHNVAAGATVPKGTEDEFVALADELVGEQLG from the coding sequence ATGGCTTCCGCTGGTCCCGTCCCCGCCCTCGCCGACCGCGCCGCTCGATGCGCCGACCGACTGCGGGACGCCGACGAGGTGTTGCTCGCGTCCCACATCGACGCCGACGGCCTGACGAGTGCCGCGATAGCCTCCTCGGCGCTCGAACGCGCCGGAATTCCGTTCGAGACCGTCTTCAGCAAGCAGTTGGACGCCGAGGAGATAGCGTCCATCGCGGCGACCGACTACGAAACCGTCCTCTTTACCGACTTCGGGAGCGGCCAGTTGGACATCATCGCGGACCACGAGAAGGCGGGCGATTTCACGCCCGTCATCGCCGACCACCACCAGCCAGCCGACCCCGACACGGAGTTCCACCTGAATCCGCTCCTGTTCGACGTGGACGGGTCGTCGGAACTCTCGGGCGCGGGCGCGGCGTACGTCCTCGCACGCGCGTTGGAGTCTAACGGGACCGACAACCGCGACTTGGCTGGACTCGCGGTCGTCGGTGCGGTCGGCGACATGCAGACCACCGACGGCGAGCTGGTCGGCGCGAACCAGTCCATCGTCGCGGAGGGCGAGGAGGCGGGCGTCGTCGAATCCCGGACCGACTTGGCGATGTACGGCAAGCAGACCCGCCCGCTCCCGAAGATGCTGGAGTATTCGAGCGACACGCGCATTCCCGGCATCACGAACAACGAGAACGGTGTCCTCCGATTTTTGGACGGACTCGACGTGCGACTCAAGGACGACGACGGCGAGTGGCGCTGTTGGGTGGACCTGACCGAGGAGGAACGGAGTACCGTCTCGAACGCGCTCATCCAGCGCGCGCTCTCGAAGGGCGTCTCCCCCGACAAAATCGACCGACTCGTCGGAACTGCCTACACCCTCACCGACGAACCCGAGGGGACCGAACTCCGGGACGTGAGCGAGTTCTCGACGCTCCTGAACGCGACGGCCAGATACGAGCGCGCCGATGTGGGACTCGCGGTGTGTCTAGGCGACCGCGACGGCGCACTCGACCAAGCAAGAGAACTCCTGCGGAACCACCGCCGGAACCTCTCCGAGGGACTCCAACTCGTCAAGCGCGAGGGCGTCGAGACCGAGGAGAACGTCCAGTGGTTCCACGCCGAGGACCGCATCCGCGAGACCATCGTCGGCATCGTCGCCGGGATGGCGGTCGGGGCCGAGGGCATCGACCGCGGGACGCCCATCCTCGCGTTCGCGGAGAAGACCGAGGAGAGCGACGAGGAGGGCGGCGAGGTGACGGAGGTCAAAGTCTCGGCGCGCGGCACGCCCTCGCTCACCCGCCGGGGTCTGGACCTCTCGGTCGTGATGCGCGAGGCCTCCCAAGCCGTCGGCGGCGACGGCGGCGGGCACAACGTCGCCGCGGGCGCGACGGTGCCCAAGGGGACCGAAGACGAGTTCGTCGCGCTCGCCGACGAATTGGTCGGCGAGCAGTTGGGCTGA
- a CDS encoding ABC transporter substrate-binding protein, whose product MRETPASRLTRRSLLKGAGAASTGTLLAGCTGDGASDETQTTEEGASETATETTTAESTTTETGGGYSVSMSPVGTVEFDAVPENVFTVFPQYADMAVALGHGDAVNSVYVPEMSGTTMNHYNHHLDGVSFDWEGLHDPLSNSFSKELLYELDSDVHLADPAWATTQKNWNQSDVEEIATQLSPWFGNFYSGTRAPAPDGYDDYQYYDLWELFGKVASVFRERERYEALAEVHSNLVSSIREKLPPKDERPSAVRVTLAQDGESFYTYHLNKPGYWLADTRPLGANDAFADEDWQSLWGTVDYETMLEADPDVILHLWGITPSYSMADTRSKLEENASGSQLKAVENDRVHAAGMRYQGPIMNLFQIEMGAKQLYPDIFGEWPRYEDGDHYPEIPEGEWLFDRNRVADIVAGRTE is encoded by the coding sequence ATGCGAGAGACACCGGCTTCGAGACTGACCCGGCGGAGTTTGCTCAAGGGCGCGGGCGCGGCCAGCACCGGCACGCTCCTCGCCGGATGTACGGGCGACGGAGCGAGCGACGAGACACAGACGACCGAGGAGGGCGCGTCGGAGACGGCGACCGAGACGACCACGGCCGAGTCCACGACGACGGAAACCGGCGGCGGGTACTCGGTGTCGATGTCCCCGGTGGGAACCGTCGAGTTCGACGCCGTCCCGGAGAACGTCTTCACCGTGTTCCCGCAGTACGCGGACATGGCGGTTGCACTCGGCCACGGCGACGCGGTGAACTCGGTGTACGTGCCGGAGATGTCGGGCACGACGATGAACCACTACAATCACCACCTCGACGGCGTCTCGTTCGACTGGGAGGGACTGCACGACCCCCTGAGCAATAGCTTCTCCAAGGAACTGCTGTACGAACTCGATAGCGACGTTCACCTCGCCGACCCCGCGTGGGCGACCACGCAGAAGAACTGGAACCAGTCGGACGTAGAGGAAATCGCCACCCAACTCTCGCCGTGGTTCGGCAACTTCTACAGCGGCACTCGCGCCCCCGCCCCGGACGGGTACGACGACTACCAGTACTACGACCTCTGGGAACTGTTCGGAAAGGTCGCCAGCGTGTTCCGAGAGCGCGAGCGGTACGAGGCGCTGGCGGAAGTCCACTCGAACCTCGTCTCCTCGATTCGGGAGAAGCTTCCGCCGAAAGACGAGCGTCCGAGTGCCGTCCGGGTCACGCTGGCGCAGGACGGCGAGTCGTTCTACACCTACCACCTCAACAAGCCGGGCTACTGGCTGGCCGACACCCGGCCGCTGGGCGCGAACGACGCCTTCGCCGACGAGGACTGGCAGAGCCTGTGGGGCACCGTCGACTACGAGACGATGCTGGAAGCCGACCCCGACGTTATCCTCCACCTCTGGGGCATCACGCCGAGCTACAGTATGGCCGACACGCGCTCGAAACTCGAAGAAAACGCCAGCGGGAGCCAACTGAAAGCGGTCGAGAACGACCGCGTACACGCCGCGGGGATGCGATATCAGGGTCCCATCATGAACCTGTTCCAGATAGAGATGGGAGCGAAACAACTCTACCCCGACATCTTCGGCGAGTGGCCCCGCTACGAAGACGGCGACCACTACCCCGAGATTCCCGAGGGCGAATGGCTGTTCGACCGGAACCGGGTCGCCGACATCGTCGCCGGACGCACGGAGTAG
- a CDS encoding DUF7718 family protein codes for MPTFNYRYGVGSYRAKEYQIGVRAEPEVYDRESFAVVLFYTRSNGEYVEVAKIDDSEHEEGTVHFDRYYRADGANRKDFDVDVDSLFEAEDLVKDNWRRYARLYEENHEGQD; via the coding sequence GTGCCTACGTTCAATTATCGGTACGGTGTCGGAAGCTATCGGGCGAAGGAGTATCAAATCGGTGTCCGTGCCGAGCCGGAGGTATACGACAGGGAGTCGTTCGCGGTAGTCCTGTTCTACACCCGTTCCAACGGCGAATACGTCGAAGTGGCGAAGATAGACGACAGCGAACACGAGGAGGGTACCGTCCACTTCGACCGCTACTACCGGGCCGACGGAGCGAACCGGAAGGATTTCGACGTAGACGTAGACTCGCTGTTCGAGGCCGAAGATCTCGTCAAGGACAACTGGCGTCGGTACGCTCGACTCTACGAGGAGAACCACGAGGGACAAGACTGA
- a CDS encoding sulfatase, with the protein MTNDDAAGNVVFVVMDTVRKSHLSVYGYDRPTTPGLERFADEAAVFEQAVSPAPWTLPVHASLFTGMYPSEHGASQENPYLEGATTLAETLSGAGYDTACYSSNAWITPYTHLTDGFDDQDNFFEVMPGDFLSGPLAKAWKTMNDNATLRKAADYLVSVGNKIHEYTASGEGADSKTPQVIDRTMEFIDDADDDYFAFINLMDAHLPYHPPEEYKQEFAPNVDSTKVCQNSKEYNCGARDISDDEWEAIEGLYDAEIRHIDAELQRLFSWMQDNDEWEDTMVVVCADHGELHGEHDLYGHEFCIYDPLVNVPLMVKHPEMESGRREEQQVELVDLYHTVLDHTGVEAERSTKPLDRARSLLSADYREFAEGDYAFVEYYRPVVELKQLEQKAADANIELDTDSRFYSRMRAARRPDAKYIRNERIADEFYLLDEDPGETENVRGEETDEEVELEGALSEFEESVGGEWKEVEDDDVLDDMSDDAKDRLQDLGYID; encoded by the coding sequence ATGACCAACGACGACGCCGCGGGGAACGTCGTGTTCGTGGTCATGGACACGGTTCGCAAGAGCCACCTCTCCGTCTATGGCTACGACCGACCGACGACGCCGGGCTTGGAGCGGTTCGCCGACGAAGCGGCCGTCTTCGAGCAAGCGGTCTCCCCCGCACCGTGGACGCTTCCCGTTCACGCCTCGCTGTTCACGGGGATGTATCCGAGCGAACACGGCGCGAGCCAAGAGAACCCGTATCTGGAGGGCGCGACGACGCTCGCCGAGACGCTCTCGGGCGCTGGCTACGACACCGCGTGTTACTCCTCGAACGCGTGGATTACCCCTTACACTCACCTCACCGACGGCTTCGACGACCAAGACAACTTCTTCGAGGTGATGCCCGGCGACTTCCTCTCGGGACCGCTGGCGAAGGCGTGGAAGACGATGAACGACAACGCTACTCTGCGGAAGGCCGCCGACTACCTCGTCAGCGTCGGCAACAAGATTCACGAGTACACCGCGTCGGGCGAGGGTGCCGACTCGAAGACCCCGCAGGTCATCGACCGGACGATGGAGTTCATCGACGACGCGGACGACGACTACTTCGCGTTCATCAACCTGATGGACGCTCACCTGCCGTACCACCCGCCCGAGGAGTACAAGCAGGAGTTCGCCCCCAACGTCGATTCCACGAAGGTCTGCCAGAACTCCAAGGAGTACAACTGCGGCGCGCGCGACATCAGCGACGACGAGTGGGAGGCCATCGAAGGGCTGTACGACGCCGAGATTCGCCACATCGACGCCGAACTCCAGCGCCTGTTCTCGTGGATGCAGGACAACGACGAGTGGGAGGACACGATGGTCGTCGTCTGCGCCGACCACGGGGAGTTGCACGGCGAACACGACCTCTACGGCCACGAGTTCTGTATCTACGACCCGCTCGTGAACGTCCCGCTGATGGTCAAGCATCCCGAAATGGAGTCGGGCCGCCGCGAGGAGCAACAGGTCGAACTGGTGGACCTCTATCACACGGTGTTGGACCACACCGGCGTCGAGGCCGAGCGTTCGACCAAACCGCTCGACCGAGCGCGGTCGCTACTGTCCGCCGACTACCGGGAGTTCGCCGAGGGCGACTACGCCTTCGTTGAGTACTACCGGCCGGTCGTGGAACTGAAGCAGTTAGAGCAGAAGGCCGCCGACGCGAACATCGAGTTGGACACCGACTCGCGCTTCTACTCGCGGATGCGGGCCGCGCGCCGCCCCGACGCCAAGTACATCCGCAACGAGCGCATCGCCGACGAGTTCTACCTCCTCGACGAGGACCCCGGAGAGACCGAGAACGTGCGCGGCGAGGAGACCGACGAGGAGGTCGAACTCGAAGGCGCGCTCTCGGAGTTCGAGGAGAGCGTCGGCGGCGAGTGGAAGGAAGTCGAGGACGACGACGTGTTGGACGACATGAGCGACGACGCGAAAGACCGGCTACAGGACCTCGGGTACATCGACTGA
- a CDS encoding uroporphyrinogen-III synthase, whose translation MTSGTRRDVRAAVFRPDDERLAAAVELLDSLGADPVADPMLEVRPTGDAPADGAYVILTSKTGVELAADAGWDPGDATVCAIGESTADALRDADYEVDLVPDEYSSSGLVEALGSEVEGERVEVARSDHGSEVLTDGLRDAGAAVNETTLYQLVRPEGSGESAALAAEGGLDAALFTSSLTVAHFLDAAEERGVREEAIEGLNEAVVGAIGEPTRETAEAEGIEVDVVPEVADFEELACEVVEAAAPTYHE comes from the coding sequence ATGACGAGCGGAACCCGACGCGACGTGCGCGCGGCCGTCTTCCGCCCGGACGACGAACGACTCGCCGCGGCGGTCGAACTGCTGGACTCACTCGGTGCCGACCCGGTGGCCGACCCGATGCTGGAGGTCCGGCCGACTGGCGACGCGCCCGCCGACGGCGCGTACGTGATTCTGACGAGCAAGACCGGCGTGGAGTTGGCCGCCGACGCGGGGTGGGACCCCGGCGACGCGACCGTCTGCGCAATCGGCGAGAGTACCGCCGACGCGCTCCGCGACGCTGACTACGAGGTGGACCTCGTTCCCGACGAGTACTCCTCGTCCGGACTGGTCGAAGCGCTCGGTAGCGAAGTCGAAGGCGAGCGCGTCGAAGTCGCCCGGAGCGACCACGGGAGTGAAGTCCTGACCGACGGTCTCCGGGACGCCGGAGCGGCCGTAAACGAAACTACGCTATATCAATTGGTCCGGCCGGAGGGGTCGGGCGAGTCCGCCGCACTCGCCGCCGAGGGCGGTCTCGACGCCGCTCTGTTCACTTCTTCGCTGACGGTGGCCCACTTCTTGGACGCCGCCGAGGAGCGCGGCGTCCGCGAGGAGGCAATCGAGGGGCTGAACGAGGCGGTCGTCGGCGCTATCGGCGAACCGACTCGGGAGACGGCCGAGGCGGAGGGCATCGAAGTTGACGTGGTTCCCGAGGTCGCCGACTTCGAGGAGTTGGCCTGCGAGGTCGTGGAAGCGGCCGCGCCGACGTACCACGAGTAG